Proteins encoded together in one Terriglobus saanensis SP1PR4 window:
- a CDS encoding ABC transporter permease — protein sequence MQDIRAALRQLLKSPSFSITVILTMALGIGANTAIFTLVHSVLLKSLPVADPKTLYRVGDLDDCCVNGGFINDNGDFDLFSYDLYKHLQATTPEFQELAAMQSGGNSMNTRWGTELAKSERTQYVSGNFFKTFGIGPFAGRVFTSDDDHTGAAPTAVMSYQAWQSDYGSNPKLIGATLYLQGQPVTLVGIAPPGFFGDRIRSSPPALWIPLSVEPAIEGKNTILRVAESNWLYVLGRTKPGLAVAPLQGKISNTLRQWLGTQPGYLRNGGATLIPRQHVVLVPGGAGIQNMQQEQSKGLYLLMAISGLVLLVACANVANLLLARGMTRSAETSIRMALGAARSRLIRQMLTESVLLGCIGGLAGLAVAYAGTRMILALAFPESPSLPIAASPSIPVLAFTFLLSLMTGVVFGIVPAWITSHSDPAEALRGANRSTRDRASLPQKSLIVFQAALSLVLLVGAGLMTKSLRNMEHQNFGIQTADRYVVHLSPAGAGYTPEKLNPLYLELERQLGALPGVQSVGLALYSTLEGNNWGEGIFVDGRPAPGPNDHNGSSWDRVSPKFFDTVGQPIVRGRGFTDGDTATSQKVAVVNQAFVKKFFPKEDPIGRHFGVFDQKYSKSFEIVGIVADAKYSNPRSEVRTMYFRPLTQELTGLTGANEIMAEGRSLYINSATLHFQSPPQNVDAMVRRVLANINPNLTIQDLHPLDAQVADNFTQERLIARLTAAFGLLALVLASVGLYGITSYQVARRTSEIGLRMALGANRTNVVQMVLRQAIFQAGLGLVIGVPIAILGARALADQLYQVRSYDPASMGIAIVVLIVSAAVAGFIPARRAAKIEPMVALRTE from the coding sequence GCGTCAACGGTGGATTCATCAACGATAACGGTGACTTCGACCTCTTCTCCTACGACCTCTATAAACATCTTCAGGCGACGACGCCAGAGTTCCAAGAACTTGCGGCCATGCAGTCGGGCGGCAACAGCATGAATACGCGGTGGGGTACAGAACTCGCCAAGTCTGAACGCACACAGTACGTCTCCGGTAACTTCTTCAAGACATTCGGAATTGGACCGTTCGCGGGACGCGTCTTCACCAGCGACGACGACCACACGGGAGCGGCCCCTACAGCAGTCATGAGCTATCAGGCCTGGCAGTCGGACTATGGCAGCAATCCGAAGCTGATCGGAGCCACGCTCTATCTTCAGGGACAGCCGGTTACGCTCGTCGGCATCGCTCCGCCTGGATTTTTCGGAGACCGTATCCGAAGCAGCCCTCCCGCCCTTTGGATTCCGCTGTCTGTGGAACCGGCCATTGAAGGAAAGAACACCATCCTTCGTGTCGCCGAAAGCAACTGGCTCTATGTTCTGGGGCGAACCAAGCCTGGTTTGGCTGTCGCTCCATTGCAGGGAAAAATTTCCAACACCTTGCGGCAGTGGCTCGGAACGCAGCCCGGTTATCTGAGAAACGGCGGAGCAACGCTCATCCCCCGCCAGCATGTCGTGCTCGTTCCCGGTGGAGCGGGGATTCAGAACATGCAGCAGGAGCAGAGTAAGGGGCTTTATCTGCTCATGGCGATCTCAGGGCTTGTCCTTCTCGTCGCCTGCGCGAATGTGGCCAACCTTCTGCTGGCCCGCGGTATGACGCGCTCCGCAGAAACTTCTATCCGCATGGCACTCGGAGCAGCACGAAGCAGATTGATTCGACAGATGTTGACCGAGAGCGTCCTTCTGGGATGCATTGGCGGTCTGGCTGGACTCGCAGTCGCCTATGCAGGAACACGAATGATCCTCGCGCTGGCTTTTCCCGAGTCGCCAAGCCTACCGATTGCCGCTAGCCCTTCCATTCCCGTGCTGGCGTTTACTTTTTTGCTCTCGCTGATGACCGGTGTCGTCTTTGGCATCGTGCCAGCGTGGATTACCTCCCACTCCGATCCGGCCGAAGCCCTCCGAGGCGCGAATCGTTCCACACGCGATCGGGCATCGTTGCCACAGAAATCGCTCATCGTCTTCCAGGCCGCACTCTCGCTGGTACTTCTGGTGGGCGCAGGCCTGATGACCAAGAGCCTGCGCAACATGGAGCACCAGAACTTCGGCATCCAGACGGCGGATCGATACGTAGTTCATCTGTCTCCTGCGGGCGCGGGCTATACGCCCGAGAAGCTGAATCCCTTATATCTAGAGCTGGAGCGACAACTCGGAGCGCTCCCCGGTGTCCAGAGCGTAGGTCTGGCTCTTTACAGCACTCTGGAAGGGAACAACTGGGGGGAAGGTATCTTCGTGGATGGACGCCCTGCACCGGGGCCGAACGATCACAACGGATCCTCATGGGACCGAGTCAGCCCAAAGTTTTTTGACACCGTCGGTCAGCCAATCGTGCGCGGACGTGGATTTACGGACGGCGATACGGCCACATCGCAAAAGGTAGCCGTCGTCAATCAGGCTTTCGTAAAGAAGTTCTTCCCGAAGGAAGACCCCATTGGCCGACACTTCGGAGTCTTCGATCAGAAGTACTCCAAGAGCTTCGAGATCGTCGGTATCGTCGCGGATGCTAAGTACAGTAACCCGCGCAGCGAAGTGCGCACCATGTACTTTCGTCCCCTGACGCAGGAGTTGACGGGACTTACAGGCGCGAACGAGATCATGGCGGAAGGTCGGTCTCTCTACATCAACTCGGCCACGCTGCACTTTCAAAGCCCACCGCAAAATGTTGATGCGATGGTGCGCCGCGTCCTGGCCAATATCAACCCCAATCTCACTATCCAGGATCTTCATCCGCTGGATGCCCAGGTGGCCGATAACTTCACACAGGAACGGCTCATCGCCCGCTTGACCGCAGCCTTCGGCCTGCTGGCGTTAGTGCTGGCTTCCGTTGGCCTCTATGGCATTACGTCGTATCAGGTCGCACGCAGAACCAGCGAGATCGGCTTACGCATGGCGCTTGGCGCGAATCGTACGAACGTGGTGCAGATGGTTTTGCGTCAGGCTATCTTCCAGGCAGGTCTTGGGCTTGTCATCGGAGTTCCTATCGCAATCCTGGGAGCACGCGCTCTAGCCGATCAACTCTACCAGGTTCGCTCCTATGATCCCGCAAGCATGGGAATCGCAATCGTGGTCCTGATTGTCTCAGCAGCCGTCGCTGGATTCATTCCTGCGCGCCGTGCCGCAAAGATTGAACCCATGGTGGCATTACGTACCGAATAG
- a CDS encoding pyrrolo-quinoline quinone repeat-containing protein: MISISKLFRVCSGLLLCQVLMSCSGSSSPVVAPPTTPTPPSTPLTVAPDVTTYHFDLSRDGLNAQETILTQANVNSATFGKIGNDPVDGKVDAEPLFLANLTVGGQMRNVLYVATEHGSVYAFDSDTNAQLWKSSVIPTGETTSDDRGCSQITTEIGITSTPTIDRKLGTNGTIFIVGMSKDAAGKYHQRLHALDITTGAEVTGSPSEIAATFPGVGDNSQNGNVVFDPSQYAERSALTLLNGNVYLAFTSHCDIGLYTGWLMAYSETTLQQTQVLNLTPNGNRGSIWMSGNGAAVDSNNNLYLLDANGTFDTTMDSNGMPSKGDFGNAMLKITGSGQLAVTDYFETFNTTTESTNDADLGSGGPLLLPDMTDATGKVRHLIVGAGKDKNIFLADRDNLGKYNPATSPMDSNIYQKITGQLAGLNYTTPAYFNNVLYFASDGDTLKAFPLTNARLATTPSSVSTATFAHPGSTPAVSANGTQNGIVWAVQSALTAPGVLHAYDPTNLQHEFYNSNQAASGRDAFGNGNKFITPLVVNGKVYIGTQNSVAIFGLLPH, from the coding sequence GTGATTTCTATCTCGAAACTGTTCAGAGTGTGTTCCGGTCTGCTTCTTTGCCAGGTACTGATGTCGTGTAGTGGCAGCAGTTCCCCAGTCGTTGCGCCTCCCACTACTCCGACGCCGCCCTCTACTCCACTGACCGTCGCACCGGACGTCACGACTTACCACTTCGATCTTTCGCGAGATGGACTAAATGCGCAGGAAACTATTCTCACCCAGGCCAATGTAAACTCCGCCACCTTCGGTAAAATCGGCAACGATCCAGTCGACGGCAAAGTGGATGCAGAGCCTCTCTTTCTCGCTAACCTGACCGTCGGCGGACAGATGCGGAATGTGCTCTACGTCGCAACCGAGCACGGCAGCGTCTACGCCTTCGATTCCGACACGAACGCCCAGCTCTGGAAAAGCTCTGTGATCCCTACCGGCGAAACGACCAGTGACGACCGCGGTTGCTCGCAGATCACCACCGAAATCGGCATCACCTCGACTCCTACGATCGATCGCAAGTTGGGCACGAACGGCACGATCTTCATCGTCGGTATGAGCAAAGACGCAGCAGGGAAGTACCACCAACGGCTCCATGCGCTCGACATCACGACGGGTGCCGAAGTCACTGGCAGCCCATCCGAAATCGCAGCCACCTTCCCCGGAGTCGGTGATAACTCGCAGAACGGGAACGTGGTCTTCGATCCCTCTCAGTATGCGGAACGCTCCGCGCTCACGCTTCTCAATGGCAACGTCTACCTGGCCTTCACCTCCCATTGTGACATTGGCCTCTACACTGGTTGGCTTATGGCCTACAGCGAGACTACCCTCCAGCAGACCCAGGTTCTCAACCTCACACCGAATGGCAATCGTGGCTCTATCTGGATGAGCGGCAACGGAGCCGCTGTAGACAGTAATAACAATCTGTATCTGCTCGATGCCAACGGCACCTTTGACACAACCATGGACTCCAACGGTATGCCAAGCAAGGGTGACTTTGGCAACGCCATGCTCAAGATCACCGGCAGCGGTCAACTCGCCGTGACCGATTACTTTGAAACCTTCAACACCACGACCGAATCCACCAATGACGCCGACCTCGGATCGGGTGGCCCACTTCTTCTACCCGATATGACCGATGCAACCGGCAAGGTTCGTCATCTCATCGTCGGCGCAGGCAAGGACAAAAACATCTTCCTCGCCGACCGCGATAATCTCGGGAAGTACAACCCAGCCACAAGCCCCATGGACAGCAACATTTACCAGAAGATCACAGGTCAGCTTGCGGGTCTCAATTACACCACCCCCGCCTACTTCAACAACGTCCTCTACTTCGCCTCCGACGGAGACACCCTCAAGGCCTTTCCTCTAACGAACGCGCGGCTGGCGACCACACCTTCTAGCGTGTCGACCGCCACCTTCGCCCATCCCGGCTCTACACCCGCAGTCTCGGCTAACGGCACCCAGAACGGAATTGTCTGGGCTGTCCAGTCGGCACTGACCGCTCCGGGTGTTCTGCATGCCTACGATCCCACCAACCTTCAGCACGAGTTTTACAACAGCAATCAGGCCGCCAGTGGCCGAGATGCCTTTGGCAATGGAAACAAGTTCATCACTCCGCTCGTTGTAAATGGAAAGGTTTACATCGGTACGCAGAACAGCGTGGCGATCTTTGGCCTGCTCCCCCACTGA
- a CDS encoding TIGR03435 family protein: MFAQTASGSGENTSSAAPAFEIADVHPSPPRAFPFADGGSLHGDRYAYRQATMLNLISTAYGLDPNNVQGGPSWLEMDRFDIVAKAPAKSNQADLKLMLKSLLANRFALIAHNGTAPMPAYALGVIPGGKPKMTESDGTAQTGCVPHPPPQNEAPGVVSNIVVTCHNMTMETFAEMVHMMAGGYLANPVVDATGLKGSWDFDLTWTGKGQLQKAGADGISIFDALQKQLGLNLELKTAPRAVLIVDSVNEKPTPNPPGIESALPTPPPAQFDVATIKPGKAGGNTSGRINGGQIDLQSITLKTLLDIAWELNPNDDEAIVGAAKWLDVDKFDILAKVSNDALSNAGPTRPPIDIEDLRNMLKGLLIERFQMKVHKEDRPVSAYTLIAVSPKLKKADPSSRTRCTEGPGPDGKDPRIASPILNRLVTCQNMNMAQIGEEFQRVAAGFIYSPVLDATGIKGAWDFTLSFSSADLVKGTGAPGASGGASDPNGALSFFDAVNKQLGLKLEKQKRPVPVLVIDHVEEKPTEN; this comes from the coding sequence GTGTTTGCTCAGACCGCCTCCGGTTCTGGTGAAAACACATCTTCCGCCGCTCCTGCCTTCGAGATTGCAGATGTGCATCCGAGTCCACCGCGTGCATTTCCTTTCGCGGATGGCGGAAGTCTTCACGGCGATCGCTATGCCTACCGGCAGGCAACGATGTTGAATCTGATTTCCACCGCTTATGGTCTGGATCCCAACAATGTGCAGGGTGGACCTTCGTGGCTTGAGATGGACCGCTTCGATATTGTTGCGAAGGCACCTGCAAAGTCGAATCAAGCTGATCTGAAGTTAATGCTCAAGTCTCTGCTGGCAAACAGATTTGCGCTCATAGCGCACAACGGAACGGCCCCCATGCCGGCATATGCTCTCGGAGTGATTCCGGGCGGCAAGCCAAAGATGACGGAATCGGATGGAACGGCCCAGACGGGATGTGTTCCGCATCCTCCCCCACAGAATGAGGCACCCGGGGTGGTATCGAACATCGTGGTGACGTGCCACAACATGACGATGGAGACGTTTGCCGAGATGGTGCATATGATGGCGGGCGGATATCTGGCGAATCCCGTCGTCGACGCGACCGGTCTGAAGGGCTCCTGGGACTTCGACCTGACCTGGACGGGAAAGGGCCAGCTACAAAAGGCGGGAGCCGATGGCATCTCGATCTTCGACGCGTTGCAGAAACAATTGGGATTGAATCTGGAGCTCAAGACAGCACCGCGAGCAGTGTTGATCGTCGATAGCGTCAACGAAAAGCCCACGCCGAATCCACCGGGAATCGAGAGTGCTTTACCTACACCACCTCCCGCCCAGTTCGATGTTGCAACGATCAAACCGGGTAAGGCTGGCGGCAATACCAGTGGACGAATCAATGGAGGACAGATCGATTTACAGTCCATCACTTTGAAAACCCTACTCGACATCGCGTGGGAGTTGAATCCCAACGATGACGAGGCGATCGTTGGTGCGGCGAAGTGGTTGGACGTAGATAAATTCGACATCCTCGCGAAGGTATCGAACGATGCGCTCTCGAATGCGGGTCCAACCCGGCCTCCGATCGACATCGAGGACCTCCGCAATATGTTGAAGGGACTTCTGATCGAACGCTTCCAGATGAAAGTGCACAAGGAAGATCGGCCTGTCTCTGCCTATACCCTTATCGCCGTATCGCCTAAGCTGAAGAAGGCAGATCCTTCGAGCCGCACACGATGCACCGAAGGGCCCGGACCCGATGGAAAAGACCCTCGAATCGCCAGCCCTATCCTCAATCGGTTGGTGACCTGCCAGAACATGAACATGGCGCAGATCGGAGAGGAGTTTCAACGCGTGGCCGCGGGATTCATCTACAGCCCGGTTTTGGACGCGACCGGGATCAAGGGCGCGTGGGACTTCACCTTGAGTTTCAGTTCTGCGGATCTGGTCAAGGGTACGGGCGCTCCGGGCGCGAGTGGCGGAGCATCAGACCCTAATGGAGCTCTGTCGTTCTTCGACGCAGTGAATAAACAGCTTGGACTGAAACTGGAGAAGCAGAAACGTCCTGTGCCTGTGCTGGTCATCGACCACGTGGAAGAAAAGCCGACCGAAAACTAG
- a CDS encoding TonB-dependent receptor, with product MSQRLISAFVAMGMLYGASIHAQQDQTATQTAPGSQVAQATPDPQAIPKPTAKDEVTVTASGEIRSEQSIGSKALLEAAPGTSPIAVLARLPSVSVTSADPYGAYEWALRISVRGFNQNQLGFTLDDVPLGDMSYGNLNGLHISRAIIDENMGRVTLSQGTGALDTASTSNLGGAIQFFSTDPLDQTHVSATQTFGSFRGHRTFARYDSGLLRTHTKFFVDGVYQLSDKWKGAGQINQKYFQINTKLVQFIGNKGVFTFYADYSDRREVDYQDLNKIWTQKLGYNWDNFGDWGKSIQAANACNGVGNYPSPVNVLAASEDPCDAGYYGGSGLRKDFLTYINYKMALTSKLTWKTTAYGHHNDGRGLWFTPYQPTLVSPTVSVSPISLRTTEYGIQRGGFLTALSYESGRHTLEGGVWFEKESFDIARRFYATSLAGPEHSLYSFPSNPFATQWAYNFPTTVYQIHLQDLYKITPSVSVSAGFKTSETNATGNLTAFNTGIPLSATIQASNYAQGSLQSGKAFLPQFGVNWKLNKSNEIFADVAENVRAYQMGGNGIASSPWGTSQAGFDALKNTLKPESSWSEEVGYRYTGARVTAQANYFHVNFSNRLLAIQQGPAIAGGASLLSNVGGVTTNGVDAAASVRIASDWTFYNAITLNKSTYDSDVTTGAGTIATSGKVTVDAPQFLYKDELSYHRKGFDAHIGADFMSKRYFTYTNDSSVDGRFLSDFGTSYHVDEAGLFSEVKLQFNIYNLANAKYYSSIGTNGFIAADPSQVANNTLQVGAPRAFTGTLSVKF from the coding sequence GTGAGCCAAAGATTGATTTCCGCCTTCGTCGCGATGGGTATGCTCTATGGAGCAAGCATTCACGCACAACAAGACCAAACAGCAACACAGACTGCTCCGGGTTCGCAGGTTGCTCAGGCTACGCCTGATCCTCAGGCCATCCCTAAGCCAACCGCCAAAGACGAGGTCACTGTGACGGCGTCTGGTGAGATCCGTAGTGAGCAATCGATCGGTTCCAAGGCGCTGCTCGAAGCTGCACCCGGCACAAGCCCGATTGCCGTGCTCGCACGCCTGCCCAGCGTGAGCGTGACCTCCGCCGATCCGTACGGTGCCTATGAGTGGGCTCTGCGTATCTCGGTGCGTGGATTTAATCAGAACCAGTTAGGTTTCACTCTCGATGATGTGCCACTGGGAGATATGTCCTACGGGAATTTGAACGGCCTGCATATCAGCCGCGCGATCATCGACGAAAACATGGGACGCGTCACGCTTTCGCAGGGGACCGGTGCCCTGGATACAGCTTCGACCAGCAATCTCGGCGGTGCGATCCAGTTCTTTTCGACCGATCCTCTGGATCAGACGCACGTCTCCGCAACGCAAACCTTTGGCAGCTTCCGTGGCCATCGCACGTTTGCCCGGTATGACAGCGGTCTACTGCGTACCCATACGAAATTCTTTGTCGATGGTGTCTATCAGCTCTCCGATAAGTGGAAGGGTGCGGGACAGATCAATCAAAAATACTTCCAGATCAATACGAAGCTGGTGCAGTTCATCGGCAACAAAGGTGTCTTCACCTTCTATGCCGACTACTCCGATCGTCGCGAAGTCGACTATCAGGATCTCAACAAGATATGGACGCAGAAGCTGGGCTATAACTGGGACAACTTTGGCGACTGGGGTAAGTCCATCCAGGCAGCAAACGCCTGCAACGGTGTAGGGAACTATCCTTCGCCAGTCAATGTTCTTGCCGCGAGTGAAGACCCATGCGATGCCGGATATTACGGCGGCTCCGGTCTGCGTAAGGACTTCCTGACCTACATCAACTACAAGATGGCTTTGACCAGCAAGTTGACCTGGAAAACCACGGCCTATGGACATCACAACGACGGCCGCGGACTTTGGTTCACGCCGTATCAGCCGACCTTGGTCTCCCCCACTGTCTCCGTGTCTCCTATCTCACTCCGCACAACGGAGTATGGAATCCAACGAGGCGGCTTTCTGACTGCGCTTTCTTATGAGAGCGGTCGTCATACGTTGGAAGGTGGCGTCTGGTTCGAGAAGGAGAGCTTCGATATCGCGCGGCGCTTTTATGCGACCAGCCTAGCCGGTCCGGAGCATTCGCTCTATTCTTTCCCGTCGAATCCATTTGCGACCCAATGGGCTTATAACTTCCCGACCACCGTGTATCAGATCCACCTCCAGGATCTCTATAAAATTACGCCTTCCGTCAGCGTTTCGGCGGGATTCAAAACCTCTGAGACAAATGCAACAGGCAATCTGACGGCATTCAACACTGGCATCCCACTGAGTGCGACGATTCAGGCTTCCAACTATGCTCAGGGAAGTTTGCAATCCGGTAAGGCCTTTCTGCCGCAGTTTGGTGTGAATTGGAAGCTGAATAAGAGCAACGAAATCTTCGCAGATGTCGCGGAGAACGTACGCGCGTATCAGATGGGTGGCAACGGGATTGCTTCGTCGCCCTGGGGCACCTCGCAGGCTGGATTCGATGCTCTGAAAAATACGTTGAAGCCCGAAAGCTCCTGGAGCGAAGAGGTAGGTTATCGCTACACCGGCGCTAGAGTGACGGCGCAAGCCAACTACTTTCACGTGAACTTCTCCAACCGCCTGCTGGCGATTCAGCAAGGTCCTGCCATCGCTGGCGGAGCCTCGTTGCTCTCCAACGTAGGTGGCGTAACCACGAACGGTGTGGACGCCGCCGCTTCGGTCCGCATCGCATCGGACTGGACGTTCTACAACGCCATCACGCTAAACAAATCCACCTACGATTCGGATGTGACGACGGGCGCGGGCACGATTGCCACCAGCGGCAAAGTCACAGTCGATGCGCCTCAGTTCCTCTATAAAGACGAACTCTCCTACCACCGGAAGGGTTTCGACGCGCACATCGGTGCGGACTTCATGTCGAAGCGCTACTTCACGTACACCAATGACAGCAGCGTCGACGGTCGTTTCCTTTCGGACTTCGGCACCAGCTATCACGTCGACGAAGCGGGCCTCTTCAGTGAAGTCAAACTGCAGTTCAACATCTACAACCTCGCCAACGCAAAGTATTATTCCTCCATCGGAACGAATGGCTTTATCGCCGCCGATCCTTCGCAGGTAGCCAATAACACTCTCCAGGTGGGCGCTCCACGAGCATTTACCGGTACCTTATCGGTGAAGTTCTAA
- a CDS encoding DNA-3-methyladenine glycosylase I — protein MTADQKKDTKPRCRWAENDSLMREYHDQEWGVPEYDSRALWELLMLEGFQAGLSWLVVLRKREAFQASFRQFDPAKVARFTEADIQRLLEEPRIIRSRAKIEATIKGAQIFIDMKKSGEDFATFVWGMAGNKPIQNSGPVLAETDLSAEMSKQLKKRGFKFVGPVIVYAFMQAAGIVNDHSELCFRRKAVTRLKHGKL, from the coding sequence ATGACAGCGGACCAGAAGAAAGACACAAAGCCGCGTTGCAGATGGGCCGAGAATGACTCATTGATGCGCGAGTACCACGACCAGGAGTGGGGCGTCCCCGAGTACGACAGTCGCGCTCTCTGGGAGTTGCTCATGCTGGAGGGCTTTCAGGCAGGTCTTTCATGGCTCGTCGTGCTCAGAAAGCGTGAGGCCTTTCAGGCTTCCTTTCGCCAGTTCGATCCGGCCAAAGTTGCACGCTTCACCGAAGCTGACATCCAGAGACTTCTGGAAGAACCGCGCATCATCCGGTCTCGCGCCAAGATCGAAGCGACCATCAAGGGCGCTCAGATCTTTATCGACATGAAGAAATCCGGAGAGGACTTCGCGACCTTCGTCTGGGGTATGGCGGGAAACAAGCCGATACAAAACAGCGGTCCCGTGCTGGCGGAGACGGATCTCTCGGCTGAGATGTCCAAACAACTTAAAAAGCGTGGCTTCAAGTTCGTTGGTCCCGTCATCGTCTACGCCTTCATGCAGGCGGCCGGAATCGTGAATGATCACAGCGAGCTATGCTTTCGCCGTAAAGCAGTAACCCGTCTGAAGCACGGCAAACTGTAA
- a CDS encoding TetR/AcrR family transcriptional regulator has product MIKKSSAGQVPQRKTFRHGDLRRVLLEAGIELAREGGPRAIVLREATRQAGVAPNAAYRHFASHEDLLQAVRASALSSLAIAIEEEIAKVKPVKHAAEVARATLRAVGTGYIKFALAEPGLFRTAFSAPGKVEGDVDAAKAGRSGLNPFQLLSSALDMMVKAGVFPSERRQGAEYLAWSAVHGFAFLVIEGPLSVVPAKHIQALTERLVVMVENGL; this is encoded by the coding sequence GTGATAAAAAAATCAAGTGCGGGCCAGGTACCACAGAGAAAGACCTTTCGTCATGGGGATTTACGACGAGTTCTGCTTGAGGCAGGGATTGAACTAGCCCGCGAGGGCGGCCCGAGGGCGATCGTCCTAAGAGAAGCCACGCGACAGGCGGGAGTCGCTCCGAATGCCGCCTATCGGCACTTCGCAAGCCACGAAGATCTTCTCCAGGCGGTGCGGGCTTCTGCATTATCCTCTCTCGCCATCGCGATCGAGGAAGAGATTGCCAAGGTCAAGCCGGTTAAGCATGCGGCTGAGGTCGCACGAGCTACCTTACGGGCCGTTGGAACGGGATACATCAAATTTGCCCTGGCGGAACCAGGACTTTTCCGCACGGCATTTTCGGCTCCCGGAAAAGTTGAGGGCGATGTCGATGCAGCTAAGGCAGGCCGCAGTGGCCTCAATCCCTTTCAGTTACTCAGCTCCGCGCTAGACATGATGGTGAAGGCGGGTGTATTTCCCTCGGAACGCAGGCAGGGGGCAGAGTATCTTGCCTGGTCTGCAGTACATGGCTTTGCGTTTCTGGTCATTGAAGGACCGCTGAGCGTTGTGCCTGCGAAGCACATTCAGGCGCTCACGGAACGCTTGGTGGTGATGGTCGAAAACGGGCTTTGA
- a CDS encoding VOC family protein, giving the protein MGALTSFPRITPFLWFDNNAEEAVEFYLSVFKNSRQLTVLRNSEGGPAPAGTVLTIAFELDGQPFTALNGGPHFKFTEAVSFVVRCDSQQEIDEYWAKLSAGGSEVQCGWLKDKFGLSWQIVPANLSDLVKNPKAMQALMKMTKLNIDELERAAQ; this is encoded by the coding sequence ATGGGTGCTCTGACAAGCTTTCCTCGCATCACGCCTTTTCTATGGTTCGATAACAATGCGGAGGAGGCGGTAGAGTTTTATCTCTCCGTCTTCAAGAACTCCCGTCAGCTTACGGTGCTGCGGAATTCCGAAGGCGGTCCCGCTCCGGCGGGAACTGTGCTCACGATCGCGTTTGAACTGGACGGCCAGCCCTTCACGGCGCTCAATGGTGGTCCACACTTCAAGTTCACAGAAGCCGTTTCCTTCGTCGTGCGTTGTGACTCTCAGCAGGAGATCGACGAATATTGGGCGAAGCTCTCCGCTGGAGGAAGTGAAGTGCAGTGCGGCTGGCTCAAGGATAAGTTCGGCCTCTCCTGGCAGATTGTTCCCGCAAATCTATCCGATCTCGTCAAAAACCCAAAGGCCATGCAGGCCTTAATGAAGATGACGAAGCTCAACATCGACGAACTTGAACGCGCAGCACAATAG
- a CDS encoding WD40/YVTN/BNR-like repeat-containing protein: MSQVRLLVGTRKGAFVLTADGTRKNWSISGPHFAGWEIYHLKGSPVDPNRIYASQTSGWFGQVVQRSDDGGLTWNAVGNKFLYDGVAGTHQWYDGTPHPWEFKRIWHLEPSLTCADTLYAGAEDAALFHSSDGGNTWSEFAGLRNHGTGPAWQPGAGGMCLHSILIDPANPQRIFIAISAAGAFRTDDGGQTWKPINRGLHSKYIPDPTAEVGHCVHHIAMHPSRSDTLFMQKHWDVMRSDDAGESWREISGNLPTDFGFVIDVHAHEPETLYVVPIKSDSEHFPIDGKLQVHRSRSGGNEWEPLTKGLPQNNCYVNVLRDAMAVDTLDSCGVYFGTTGGQVYVSPDSGDTWEPIVHDLPGVLSIEVQTLP; encoded by the coding sequence ATGAGTCAGGTAAGACTTCTTGTAGGTACGCGAAAGGGCGCGTTCGTTCTCACAGCAGACGGCACAAGAAAGAACTGGTCGATCTCCGGCCCGCACTTTGCCGGATGGGAGATCTACCATCTCAAAGGTTCGCCGGTTGATCCTAACCGCATCTACGCCTCGCAGACGTCGGGTTGGTTCGGGCAGGTTGTGCAGCGTTCGGACGACGGCGGGCTTACGTGGAACGCAGTCGGCAACAAGTTCCTCTATGACGGGGTCGCCGGGACGCACCAGTGGTACGACGGTACGCCCCATCCCTGGGAGTTCAAGCGCATCTGGCATCTGGAGCCGTCGCTCACCTGTGCAGACACACTTTACGCCGGGGCAGAAGACGCCGCTTTGTTTCACTCCAGCGACGGCGGCAATACATGGAGCGAGTTCGCTGGTCTGCGCAACCACGGGACCGGCCCCGCCTGGCAACCGGGCGCGGGCGGCATGTGCCTCCACTCCATCCTGATCGACCCTGCGAACCCACAGCGTATCTTTATCGCTATCTCCGCCGCCGGGGCCTTTCGCACGGACGACGGAGGACAAACCTGGAAGCCGATCAACCGCGGCCTGCACTCAAAGTACATTCCGGATCCAACCGCGGAAGTCGGCCACTGCGTCCACCATATTGCCATGCACCCGTCACGTTCAGACACGCTCTTCATGCAGAAACACTGGGACGTAATGCGCTCCGACGATGCGGGCGAGTCATGGCGCGAGATCAGCGGAAACCTGCCCACCGATTTCGGCTTTGTCATCGACGTTCATGCGCATGAACCGGAAACTCTCTACGTCGTTCCGATCAAGAGCGACTCCGAACATTTTCCCATCGACGGAAAGCTACAGGTCCACCGAAGTCGCAGCGGCGGCAACGAATGGGAGCCACTTACCAAGGGGCTTCCACAAAATAACTGCTATGTGAACGTTCTGCGCGACGCCATGGCTGTCGACACGCTGGACTCCTGTGGCGTCTACTTCGGCACCACAGGCGGACAGGTCTATGTCTCACCCGACTCCGGCGACACATGGGAACCCATCGTGCACGATCTTCCTGGGGTGCTCTCCATCGAAGTGCAGACGCTCCCATGA